The following are encoded together in the Daucus carota subsp. sativus chromosome 5, DH1 v3.0, whole genome shotgun sequence genome:
- the LOC135152925 gene encoding uncharacterized protein LOC135152925 → MVNEIADSVVGGGAGSGSGVTSNIDWTTYRFPQPIDLSGIPDKFGGGVSFSRWQKKMKLWLTVKGLWPVLQYEKPVVVQEKAETLKAYAMWEEKDGVARAAILAALTNTLFDVYSSDSYTAKTLWEKLDQTHNTDSQGLEKYSVAKFLDFKLVDTKSMTEQVHEFETFVHAILLWFRWPTLVYII, encoded by the coding sequence ATGGTTAATGAGATTGCGGATTCTGTTGTTGGTGGTGGTGCTGGTTCTGGGTCTGGTGTTACTAGTAACATCGATTGGACTACGTATCGTTTTCCACAGCCCATTGATTTATCAGGTATTCCTGATAAATTCGGTGGGGGAGTTTCTTTTTCTCGCTGgcagaaaaagatgaaactgtGGCTTACGGTTAAGGGTCTATGGCCGGTGTTGCAGTATGAGAAACCAGTTGTGGTACAGGAAAAGGCTGAAACCCTTAAGGCCTATGCTATGTGGGAGGAAAAGGATGGGGTGGCTAGGGCTGCTATTCTAGCAGCCTTAACGAACACTCTGTTCGATGTTTACTCATCTGACTCCTACACTGCTAAGACCTTGTGGGAGAAACTTGATCAGACACACAATACTGACTCGCAAGGGTTGGAAAAGTATTCTGTGGCTAAGTTCCTGGACTTCAAACTGGTGGATACAAAATCCATGACTGAGCAGGTGCATGAGTTTGAGACGttcgtgcatgctatattgttgtggtttcgttggcctactcttgtttatataatataa